From the genome of Halostella limicola, one region includes:
- a CDS encoding EthD family reductase: MACKMVIFATRKEGTSHEECIEYMEEEHAPLVEELPGLQKYTSSVPLDPASAGVDYVAQLWFDDPEAMDAAFESETGREVTADAENFLDTDALRMVAVGEETTHVE, encoded by the coding sequence ATGGCGTGCAAGATGGTCATTTTCGCCACCCGAAAAGAGGGGACCAGTCACGAGGAGTGCATCGAGTACATGGAGGAAGAGCACGCGCCGCTCGTCGAGGAGTTGCCGGGGCTCCAGAAGTACACGTCCTCGGTCCCACTGGACCCCGCCTCGGCCGGCGTCGACTACGTCGCGCAGCTGTGGTTCGACGACCCCGAGGCGATGGACGCCGCTTTCGAGTCAGAGACCGGTCGCGAGGTCACCGCGGACGCCGAGAACTTCCTCGACACCGACGCGCTCCGGATGGTCGCCGTCGGCGAGGAGACGACGCACGTCGAATAG
- the fdhF gene encoding formate dehydrogenase subunit alpha, with the protein MSADDPDPDADGSSGPTPGVPDVGEAGPDSPGPADSTPGVRNVTDPREETPLTEDFRTGTANDPPVGAGRSCGAADGPVSLHVDGREVTVEGEATLLDALEAAGREDEVSALCNYDRDTEAGDIVGPRTTCQTCAVEADGEVVPSCSYPVRDGMRVRTGSEAAAEARSVNLDLVLSNHNLRCTTCGKNGRCELQDASIEADVEHPRYGVLDDRDAYEPIDDTSPFIQIDRNKCILCNRCVEACNDVQVQGVLRIEDGPDGDPRIGFMSDADTMEDSTCVSCGHCATVCPTGSLVEKGLVDETTLPLPGFTQKNSVGTVIESDAVVRTADQQQPFAGAPERSGVAGFMQRAKQQASDVARQAGMRAFLEGEHAAEWLVGKTVPEGRLFDIATLVARARSRDIEQTETTCGYCAVGCRFEVWSDDDENEVLGVRATDPDGAPANDFSTCVKGKFGYDFTDAEDRLETPLIREDGRLRPATWDEALSRIADEFEAIREEHGPEALACFASSKCTNEEDYLMQKFARGVLGTPNVDNCARLCHSSTVAALKQTVGFGAMSNSIEDVANADAYLITGSNTTESHPVLATRIKQNVREGADLVVFDPRQNEIGEHADQYVRTRPGYDVAWLNGLTRYVIEQGYHDEAFIEEQTQGFDDLREKVEPFTPERVEELAGVPAEELERAGETLGTADSVVFGWAMGMTQHSHGTANVQAVADLALALGQVGKPNAGLSPFRGHNNVQGGGGDMGTLPNVLPGYLDVTDPDVLDVYEVAWGTRPPGEIGLKVPEIVDAMHVGDVKGLYVMGENPALSEPDITHAEEALDDCDFLVVQDLFPTETAEYADVVLPAASFAEKEGTFTNTERRVQLVGQAIDPPGDARQDWQILQDLSRRIAHDGDRWSYDSPAEVMDEIADLAPIYGGISHDRLEREGGLQWPCRDADDPGTRFLYEDGFNFDDGKARFVPADSGHPEEVPGEEFPLTLTSGRVLYHFHTGTLTRRQEGMMRHAGESYVEIHPATAEAAGVGDGDRVTVQSPRGEITVTARVTDRVGEGVVFVPMHFATGAVNRLTNEAFDPTSGIPEYKVSSVRVAPAATEEGESAGATVDD; encoded by the coding sequence ATGAGCGCCGACGATCCCGATCCCGACGCTGACGGGTCGTCCGGTCCCACACCGGGCGTGCCGGACGTGGGTGAGGCGGGCCCCGACAGCCCCGGCCCGGCCGACTCCACCCCCGGTGTCCGCAACGTGACCGATCCCCGCGAGGAGACGCCGCTGACCGAGGACTTCCGCACGGGCACGGCGAACGATCCGCCCGTCGGCGCAGGAAGGTCCTGCGGTGCGGCCGACGGTCCCGTCTCGCTGCATGTCGACGGCCGGGAGGTGACGGTCGAGGGCGAGGCGACGCTGCTCGACGCCCTCGAAGCGGCCGGGCGGGAGGACGAGGTCTCCGCGCTCTGTAACTACGACCGCGACACAGAAGCCGGCGACATCGTCGGCCCACGAACGACCTGTCAGACCTGCGCGGTGGAGGCCGACGGCGAGGTCGTGCCGTCGTGTTCGTACCCCGTCCGCGACGGGATGCGCGTGCGGACTGGATCGGAGGCCGCCGCGGAGGCACGGAGCGTGAACCTCGATCTGGTCCTCTCGAACCACAACCTCCGGTGCACGACCTGCGGGAAGAACGGCCGGTGCGAACTCCAGGACGCATCTATCGAGGCCGACGTCGAACACCCGCGATACGGCGTGCTCGACGACCGGGACGCCTACGAACCGATCGACGACACGTCGCCGTTCATCCAGATCGACCGCAACAAGTGCATCCTCTGTAACCGCTGCGTCGAGGCGTGCAACGACGTGCAGGTGCAGGGCGTCCTCCGGATCGAGGACGGCCCAGACGGCGACCCCCGGATCGGTTTCATGAGCGACGCCGACACGATGGAGGACTCGACCTGCGTCTCCTGCGGCCACTGCGCGACGGTGTGCCCGACCGGGTCGCTCGTCGAGAAGGGGCTCGTCGACGAGACGACGCTCCCGCTCCCGGGGTTCACGCAGAAGAACTCCGTGGGGACGGTCATCGAGAGCGACGCGGTAGTGCGGACGGCCGACCAACAGCAGCCCTTCGCCGGCGCGCCCGAGCGCTCGGGCGTCGCCGGGTTCATGCAGCGAGCGAAGCAACAGGCGAGCGACGTGGCACGGCAAGCGGGCATGCGTGCCTTCCTGGAGGGCGAGCACGCGGCCGAGTGGCTCGTGGGGAAGACGGTTCCGGAAGGCCGCCTGTTCGACATCGCGACACTGGTGGCCCGAGCGCGGTCCCGCGACATCGAGCAGACGGAGACGACCTGCGGCTACTGCGCGGTCGGCTGTCGCTTCGAGGTGTGGTCGGACGATGACGAGAACGAGGTGCTCGGGGTCCGGGCGACTGACCCCGACGGCGCGCCCGCGAACGACTTCTCGACCTGCGTCAAGGGAAAGTTCGGCTACGACTTCACCGACGCAGAGGACCGCCTGGAGACGCCGCTGATTCGGGAAGACGGCCGGTTGCGGCCCGCGACGTGGGACGAGGCGCTGTCGCGGATCGCAGACGAGTTCGAGGCCATCCGCGAGGAGCACGGCCCCGAGGCGCTGGCCTGCTTCGCCTCCTCGAAGTGCACGAACGAGGAGGACTACCTCATGCAGAAGTTCGCGCGCGGCGTGCTCGGAACGCCGAACGTCGACAACTGCGCGCGGCTCTGTCACTCCTCGACGGTGGCGGCGCTGAAACAGACCGTCGGCTTCGGCGCCATGTCGAACTCGATCGAGGACGTGGCGAACGCGGACGCCTACCTCATCACGGGATCCAACACGACTGAGTCCCACCCGGTGCTCGCGACGCGGATCAAGCAGAACGTCCGCGAGGGCGCGGACCTGGTGGTGTTCGACCCGCGACAGAACGAGATCGGCGAGCACGCCGACCAGTACGTCCGGACGCGGCCGGGCTACGACGTTGCGTGGCTCAACGGCCTCACGCGGTACGTGATCGAGCAGGGTTATCACGACGAGGCGTTCATCGAGGAACAGACGCAAGGGTTCGACGACCTCCGGGAGAAGGTCGAGCCGTTCACGCCCGAGCGCGTGGAGGAGCTGGCCGGCGTCCCCGCCGAGGAACTGGAGCGGGCCGGTGAAACGCTCGGCACCGCCGACAGCGTCGTCTTCGGCTGGGCGATGGGGATGACCCAGCACTCCCACGGCACCGCGAACGTGCAGGCCGTCGCGGACCTCGCGCTCGCGCTCGGGCAGGTCGGGAAGCCGAACGCCGGGCTGTCGCCGTTCCGCGGCCACAACAACGTGCAGGGCGGCGGCGGGGACATGGGGACGCTCCCCAACGTCCTGCCGGGCTACCTCGACGTGACCGACCCCGACGTGCTGGACGTCTACGAGGTCGCGTGGGGAACGCGCCCGCCGGGCGAGATCGGGCTGAAGGTGCCCGAGATCGTCGACGCGATGCACGTCGGGGACGTGAAGGGCCTCTACGTGATGGGGGAGAACCCCGCGCTCTCGGAGCCGGACATCACCCACGCCGAGGAGGCGCTGGACGACTGCGACTTCCTGGTCGTGCAGGACCTGTTCCCGACGGAGACCGCCGAGTACGCCGACGTCGTGCTCCCGGCGGCCTCGTTCGCGGAGAAGGAGGGGACGTTCACGAACACGGAGCGCCGCGTGCAGTTGGTCGGGCAGGCCATCGACCCGCCGGGCGACGCGCGGCAGGACTGGCAGATCCTCCAGGACCTCAGCCGGCGCATCGCCCACGACGGGGACCGCTGGTCGTACGACTCGCCCGCCGAGGTGATGGACGAGATAGCCGACCTCGCGCCCATCTACGGCGGCATCAGCCACGACCGCCTCGAACGGGAAGGCGGCCTCCAGTGGCCCTGCCGCGACGCCGACGACCCCGGAACGCGCTTCCTCTACGAGGACGGGTTCAACTTCGACGACGGCAAGGCGCGGTTCGTCCCCGCCGACTCCGGCCACCCCGAGGAGGTGCCCGGCGAGGAGTTCCCGCTCACGCTCACCTCCGGGCGCGTCCTGTATCACTTCCACACCGGGACGCTCACCAGACGGCAGGAGGGGATGATGCGCCACGCCGGCGAGTCCTACGTCGAGATCCATCCCGCGACGGCGGAAGCGGCGGGCGTGGGCGACGGCGACCGCGTCACCGTGCAGTCGCCGCGGGGCGAGATCACCGTGACGGCGCGTGTGACCGACCGGGTCGGCGAGGGCGTCGTGTTCGTGCCGATGCACTTCGCGACGGGCGCGGTCAACCGCCTGACGAACGAGGCGTTCGACCCCACGAGCGGGATCCCGGAGTACAAGGTGTCGTCGGTCCGGGTCGCGCCAGCCGCTACGGAGGAGGGCGAGTCAGCCGGCGCAACGGTCGACGACTGA
- a CDS encoding NADH-ubiquinone oxidoreductase-F iron-sulfur binding region domain-containing protein: MPKRTEGAGPTVRVTVGSRGGGDVFRAAREAADAGVDVRQVGPTGATWREPLVAMTRDGRTAVYGGVTPTGVRGLLNPFPDELLEPPAETVGDGDALPWPSEGPLAAGERRVLARCGWVDPTDPAPMGETDPEALKSVARETGVRGRGRADAADGPVVEEWDEAREADGDPVVVVNGNDADPNADADRLLLESDPASVVDGALAVADVVGATDVVAFLGERHDLARSRLDALKENLKSSTVSVGPGTFEVATGPDAFEVGEPTMALEALEGNDRIEARRRPPGPATYGLYGRPTVVHTPRTVAQLREAVRAEAAKDHVGAPDDPETWLVTVCGDSPRATVELPTDASLSRALDAVDRPGPSDGLDFEMACVGGQFGGLTRSLDVPANADAMAAADLGENGVVELFDGSRCAVAVAGRRARFAEERNCGRCVPCREGSKQLQEKLRDVYDGDYDAAGLRELLRSMRDTSLCQFGVAAARPTRTAMDEFEPEFLAHADGRCPSGECEP, encoded by the coding sequence ATGCCGAAACGAACCGAGGGAGCGGGGCCGACGGTGCGAGTCACCGTCGGCTCACGCGGGGGTGGAGACGTGTTCCGGGCGGCGCGGGAGGCCGCCGACGCGGGCGTCGACGTCCGACAGGTCGGGCCGACGGGGGCGACGTGGCGGGAACCCCTCGTCGCGATGACCCGTGACGGCCGGACCGCGGTGTACGGCGGCGTGACGCCGACGGGGGTTCGGGGGCTTCTGAACCCGTTTCCAGACGAACTGCTGGAGCCGCCTGCAGAGACTGTCGGCGACGGGGACGCGCTCCCGTGGCCGTCGGAGGGCCCGCTCGCGGCGGGCGAGCGGCGCGTCCTCGCGCGCTGCGGCTGGGTCGATCCGACGGACCCGGCGCCGATGGGAGAGACCGACCCCGAAGCGCTCAAATCGGTCGCCCGCGAGACGGGCGTCCGGGGACGCGGCCGCGCGGACGCCGCCGACGGCCCGGTCGTCGAGGAGTGGGACGAGGCCCGCGAGGCCGACGGCGACCCCGTCGTGGTCGTGAACGGGAACGACGCGGACCCGAACGCGGACGCCGACCGCCTGCTCCTCGAATCCGATCCCGCGAGCGTCGTCGACGGGGCGCTCGCGGTCGCCGACGTCGTCGGAGCGACCGACGTGGTGGCGTTTCTCGGCGAGCGACACGACCTCGCCCGGTCGCGCCTCGATGCGCTGAAGGAGAACCTAAAGTCGTCCACCGTCTCGGTCGGCCCGGGAACGTTCGAGGTCGCGACCGGCCCGGACGCCTTCGAGGTCGGCGAGCCGACGATGGCGCTGGAGGCGCTGGAGGGCAACGACCGAATCGAGGCGCGGCGGCGGCCGCCGGGGCCCGCGACGTACGGCCTCTACGGGCGGCCGACCGTGGTCCACACGCCCCGGACCGTCGCCCAGCTGCGAGAGGCGGTGCGCGCCGAGGCCGCGAAGGACCACGTCGGCGCGCCGGACGACCCGGAGACGTGGCTCGTCACCGTCTGCGGCGACTCCCCGCGGGCGACGGTCGAACTGCCGACCGACGCCTCGCTGTCGCGCGCGCTCGACGCCGTCGACCGTCCCGGGCCCTCTGACGGACTGGACTTCGAGATGGCCTGCGTCGGCGGGCAGTTCGGCGGCCTGACGCGGTCGCTCGACGTGCCGGCGAACGCCGACGCGATGGCGGCGGCTGACCTCGGCGAGAACGGCGTCGTGGAGCTGTTCGACGGGTCCCGCTGCGCGGTCGCGGTCGCCGGCAGGCGGGCGCGTTTCGCGGAGGAGCGCAACTGCGGGCGGTGCGTCCCCTGTCGCGAGGGGTCGAAGCAACTGCAGGAGAAACTCCGTGACGTGTACGACGGCGACTACGACGCCGCCGGCCTGCGCGAACTGCTGCGGAGCATGCGCGACACGTCGCTGTGCCAGTTCGGCGTGGCCGCCGCGCGGCCGACCCGGACCGCGATGGACGAGTTCGAACCCGAGTTCCTGGCCCACGCCGACGGCCGGTGCCCGTCGGGGGAGTGCGAGCCATGA
- a CDS encoding CobW family GTP-binding protein, whose amino-acid sequence MNAPIDGDAIPVTTISGPLGAGKTTLVNRLLSDPGDRRIAVVVNDMGEVNVDAALIEDGTDEGIVDLSNGCICCRLQDDFVTEATRLAEARSFDYLVVEASGISEPIPIARAMTVGTEDRDPPDGFRLDTTVSVIDAYGFWKAFDPDESLPAAAPDPERPLTEVLVDQVEFCDVLLLNKCDMVPDDALDAVEAAIRELQPRAMLYRTTYSEVDPSTVLGTGLFDFEEARRQQGWKRALAAGEGTHGGDGAGSDGTHAHDHGDSDHDHGDASAAEAHGVESFVYRAARPFHPERFDAWLDDWRGDVIRAKGFAWLASRPDEVVGVSQAGPAVQAGPIGEWGDDDPATRLVFIGREVDETAITAELDDCLVTEDAGSWARSDDAFPRGSG is encoded by the coding sequence ATGAACGCTCCGATCGACGGTGACGCCATCCCCGTCACCACGATCAGCGGGCCGCTCGGCGCGGGCAAGACGACGCTCGTCAACAGGCTGTTGAGCGACCCGGGCGACAGGCGCATCGCCGTCGTGGTCAACGACATGGGCGAGGTGAACGTCGACGCCGCGCTGATAGAGGACGGGACGGACGAGGGGATCGTCGACCTCTCGAACGGCTGTATCTGCTGTCGCCTGCAGGACGACTTCGTCACGGAGGCGACGCGGCTGGCAGAGGCGCGGTCGTTCGACTACCTCGTCGTCGAGGCGTCGGGGATCAGCGAACCGATCCCGATCGCCCGGGCGATGACGGTTGGCACCGAGGACCGGGATCCGCCGGACGGGTTCCGACTCGACACGACCGTGTCGGTCATCGACGCCTACGGGTTCTGGAAGGCGTTCGACCCCGACGAGTCGCTGCCCGCCGCCGCGCCCGACCCGGAGCGGCCCCTGACGGAGGTGCTCGTCGATCAGGTGGAGTTCTGCGACGTGCTCCTGCTGAACAAGTGCGACATGGTGCCCGACGACGCCCTCGACGCGGTCGAGGCGGCGATACGGGAACTCCAGCCTCGGGCGATGCTCTATCGGACGACGTACTCCGAGGTGGACCCGTCGACGGTCCTGGGAACGGGCCTGTTCGATTTCGAGGAGGCACGCCGGCAACAGGGGTGGAAGCGGGCGCTCGCGGCGGGTGAGGGTACGCATGGCGGCGACGGAGCCGGCAGCGACGGAACTCACGCGCACGACCACGGCGACTCCGACCACGACCACGGCGACGCGTCCGCCGCCGAGGCCCACGGCGTCGAGTCCTTCGTCTACCGCGCCGCCCGTCCGTTCCACCCTGAGCGTTTCGACGCGTGGCTGGACGACTGGCGCGGCGACGTGATCCGCGCGAAGGGGTTCGCCTGGCTGGCGAGCCGACCAGACGAGGTCGTCGGAGTCAGCCAGGCCGGCCCCGCGGTGCAGGCCGGACCGATCGGCGAATGGGGGGACGACGACCCCGCGACCCGACTGGTGTTCATCGGCCGCGAGGTGGACGAGACGGCGATCACGGCGGAGCTCGACGACTGCCTCGTGACGGAGGACGCTGGTTCGTGGGCGCGGTCGGACGACGCGTTCCCTCGCGGCTCCGGCTGA
- a CDS encoding threonine ammonia-lyase, which yields MAPEYEPVDSPDETTVFPYHDLSAPSVADVYRARRTVREHLPRTPLVRSEPLSAEFDADVYLKREDTLPTGAFKVRGGITLVSRLDPEFRDPGLIAASTGNHGQSVAYAGRTFDVPVTIVVPEDANPTKVTAMERLGADVREYGDDFDEARERAEELAAAEGYRYVHSANDPDLVAGVGTAGLEVVEDLPDVDYVFCPVGGGSSASGYCLTVGELTDATVVGAQSEAAPAMYRAWAEDHLDPSDRMETFAEGLATRVPFALTTRLLRERLDDFRLVSEEALRAGVRDLLVDETVVMEGASAAAVAAMRQRSEELRGGTVVLPVSGRNLDAEKLRRILAEGE from the coding sequence GTGGCTCCAGAGTACGAACCGGTCGATTCGCCGGACGAGACCACCGTCTTCCCGTACCACGACCTCTCGGCACCGTCCGTCGCGGACGTTTACCGCGCCCGACGGACGGTCCGCGAGCACCTTCCCCGGACTCCGCTGGTTCGGAGCGAACCGCTCTCAGCCGAGTTCGACGCCGACGTCTACCTGAAGCGCGAGGACACTCTCCCGACGGGGGCGTTCAAGGTGCGCGGCGGGATCACCCTCGTCTCACGACTCGACCCCGAGTTTCGCGACCCGGGGCTGATCGCCGCGAGCACCGGCAACCACGGCCAGTCCGTCGCCTACGCGGGGCGGACTTTCGACGTGCCGGTCACCATCGTCGTCCCGGAGGACGCCAACCCGACCAAGGTGACCGCGATGGAGCGCCTCGGCGCGGACGTGCGGGAGTACGGCGACGACTTCGACGAGGCGCGCGAGCGGGCGGAGGAACTGGCCGCCGCGGAGGGGTACCGGTACGTCCACTCCGCGAACGACCCCGACCTGGTGGCCGGCGTCGGCACCGCCGGCCTTGAGGTGGTCGAGGACCTCCCCGACGTGGACTACGTGTTCTGCCCGGTCGGCGGCGGGTCGAGCGCGTCGGGCTACTGCCTCACGGTCGGCGAGTTGACCGACGCGACGGTCGTCGGCGCGCAGTCCGAGGCCGCGCCGGCGATGTACCGGGCGTGGGCGGAGGACCACCTCGACCCGAGCGACCGGATGGAGACGTTCGCCGAGGGACTGGCGACTCGGGTCCCCTTCGCGCTCACGACGCGCCTGCTCCGCGAGCGACTCGACGACTTCCGTCTCGTCAGCGAGGAGGCGCTCCGGGCGGGCGTCCGCGACCTGCTCGTCGACGAGACGGTCGTGATGGAGGGCGCCAGCGCCGCCGCCGTCGCCGCGATGCGGCAGCGGTCCGAGGAACTCCGCGGCGGGACGGTCGTTCTGCCGGTCTCCGGCCGGAACCTCGACGCGGAGAAGCTGCGACGGATCCTCGCTGAGGGGGAGTAG
- a CDS encoding glutathione-independent formaldehyde dehydrogenase — translation MKAVVYKGEHEVAVEEVDEPEIEHPNDVLIDITTSCICGSDLHMYEGRTAAEPGIVFGHENMGVVTEVGDAVSSLEEGDRVVAPFNVACGFCENCEDGYTGFCTNVNPGFAGGAYGYVAMGPYKGGQAEKLRIPYADFNALKLPEGDEHEDSFALLADIFPTGWHGTELANLQPGESVAIYGAGPVGLMAAYSAKIKGAAEIYVVDRVPSRLELAEEHCDATAINFEEADPVEQIKEHHGGGVDKGVDAVGYQAIDPDKEGDDAYDPARENPAIVINNLIRTVRPTGELGIPGLYVPEDPGAPDEMAAQGRLGIDFGLLFEKGQKLGTGQCNVKEYNRELRDLIIEGRADPSFVVSHRVSLDEAPEMYQKFDDREEGVTKVLLEP, via the coding sequence ATGAAAGCCGTCGTGTACAAGGGGGAACACGAGGTAGCGGTGGAAGAGGTAGACGAACCGGAGATCGAGCATCCGAACGACGTGCTGATCGACATCACGACGTCGTGCATCTGCGGGTCAGACCTGCACATGTACGAGGGTCGGACCGCGGCCGAGCCGGGGATCGTGTTCGGACACGAGAACATGGGGGTAGTGACGGAGGTCGGTGACGCGGTCAGCTCTCTGGAGGAGGGCGACCGCGTCGTCGCGCCGTTCAACGTGGCCTGCGGGTTCTGTGAGAACTGCGAGGACGGCTACACCGGGTTCTGTACGAACGTGAACCCCGGCTTCGCCGGCGGCGCGTACGGTTACGTCGCGATGGGACCGTACAAGGGCGGCCAGGCCGAGAAGCTCCGCATCCCGTACGCGGACTTCAACGCGCTCAAACTGCCGGAGGGCGACGAGCACGAGGACTCGTTCGCGCTACTCGCGGACATCTTCCCGACGGGGTGGCACGGCACCGAACTGGCGAACCTCCAGCCCGGCGAGTCGGTCGCCATCTACGGCGCGGGGCCGGTGGGGCTGATGGCCGCCTACAGCGCAAAGATCAAGGGCGCGGCGGAGATCTACGTGGTCGACCGCGTCCCGAGCCGCCTCGAACTCGCCGAGGAGCACTGCGACGCGACCGCGATCAACTTCGAGGAGGCGGACCCGGTCGAGCAGATCAAGGAGCACCACGGCGGCGGCGTGGACAAGGGCGTCGACGCGGTGGGCTATCAGGCCATCGACCCGGACAAGGAAGGCGACGACGCGTACGACCCTGCGCGCGAGAACCCGGCGATCGTCATCAACAACCTCATCCGGACGGTCCGGCCGACCGGCGAACTCGGGATCCCGGGCCTGTACGTCCCCGAGGACCCCGGCGCGCCCGACGAGATGGCCGCGCAGGGTCGGCTCGGGATCGACTTCGGCCTACTGTTCGAGAAGGGTCAGAAGCTCGGCACCGGCCAGTGCAACGTCAAGGAGTACAACCGCGAGCTCCGCGACCTGATCATCGAGGGCCGCGCCGACCCGAGCTTCGTCGTCTCGCACCGGGTCAGCCTCGACGAAGCGCCGGAGATGTACCAGAAGTTCGACGACCGCGAGGAGGGCGTCACGAAGGTCCTGCTGGAGCCGTAA
- a CDS encoding ABC transporter substrate-binding protein, protein MGSDSTRSPEPTRREVLTYGSAVVGSGLLAGCSAGGDAESGGKTDDEPAYTASIAPVGEVEFESKPEDVFTVLSHHADMALALGRGDDLTGVYSPEYTDSLMSAFVDPLDGVSVDWADLYAAWNPDKETLYELDSDVHLADPANVLTMENWEQSDIEEVRDTVGPWFGNTFSDQHREPPSEYADDYEYYTLWEQFGRVADALRERNRYEALLEERDAMLSTVRENLPPENERPSVAMVLTSTTDESMWVYRVNAPGYHTSHTRPFGAVDAFGDDVGNGDQIDYEALVEADPDVLIVLGGTVDLRDMAAIRSGLEDDPVASVITAVQDGRVHAQGTRHQGPLVNLFQIEMTAKQLYPEQFGEWPTYDEGPYPSLPEEEQLFDHQRVANVIRGEF, encoded by the coding sequence ATGGGCAGCGATTCCACGCGATCACCGGAACCGACGCGACGGGAGGTCCTGACATACGGCAGCGCAGTCGTCGGGAGCGGGCTGCTCGCCGGCTGTTCCGCCGGGGGTGACGCGGAATCGGGGGGAAAGACCGACGACGAACCGGCGTACACGGCGTCGATAGCCCCGGTCGGAGAAGTAGAGTTCGAGTCGAAACCCGAGGACGTGTTCACGGTGCTGAGCCACCACGCCGACATGGCGCTCGCGCTCGGCCGGGGAGACGACCTCACCGGCGTCTACTCGCCCGAGTACACCGACTCGCTGATGAGCGCCTTCGTCGACCCCCTCGACGGCGTCTCGGTCGACTGGGCGGACCTCTACGCCGCGTGGAATCCCGACAAGGAGACGCTGTACGAACTCGACAGCGACGTCCACCTCGCCGACCCCGCGAACGTCCTGACGATGGAGAACTGGGAGCAGTCGGACATCGAGGAGGTCCGGGACACGGTGGGGCCGTGGTTCGGCAACACGTTCAGCGACCAGCACCGGGAGCCGCCGAGCGAGTACGCGGACGACTACGAGTACTACACCCTCTGGGAGCAGTTCGGACGCGTCGCCGACGCGCTCCGGGAGCGGAACCGCTACGAGGCCCTGCTCGAGGAGCGCGACGCGATGCTCTCGACCGTCCGCGAGAACCTCCCGCCCGAGAACGAGCGGCCGAGCGTGGCGATGGTCCTCACGTCGACGACGGACGAGAGCATGTGGGTGTACCGGGTGAACGCGCCCGGCTACCACACGTCGCACACCCGACCGTTCGGAGCGGTCGACGCGTTCGGGGACGACGTGGGCAACGGCGACCAGATCGATTACGAGGCGCTCGTCGAAGCCGACCCCGACGTGCTGATCGTTCTCGGCGGGACGGTCGACCTCCGCGACATGGCCGCGATCCGGAGCGGTCTGGAGGACGACCCCGTCGCGAGCGTGATCACCGCCGTTCAGGACGGCCGAGTCCACGCGCAGGGGACGCGCCACCAGGGGCCGCTCGTGAACCTCTTCCAGATCGAGATGACGGCGAAACAGCTCTACCCCGAGCAGTTCGGCGAGTGGCCGACCTACGACGAGGGCCCCTATCCGAGCCTCCCGGAGGAGGAACAGCTGTTCGACCACCAACGCGTCGCGAACGTGATCCGCGGAGAGTTCTGA
- a CDS encoding universal stress protein produces the protein MFRDVLVPTDGSDCAGVAVEYAADLAGRYDADVHVLNVVDNRRVEHGPHYDERREAAAELVDSTADRLEDDGLGAERAVRTGVPYEEIEAYASEAGVDLVAMGTRGRTGVDEHLLGSVTERVVRCSDAPVLTVRTMDDSAVTFPYDDVLVPTDGSDGAEAAVGPAASVAGTYGATLHSLSVVDTRSLGIDVRSSALVDALEDQARDAVEAVAERASAASVANTETAVDHGLPSECVRAYVEENDVDLVVMGTHGRSGVSRYLLGSVAEKLVRTSPVPVMTVREPTGDEA, from the coding sequence ATGTTCCGAGACGTTCTCGTTCCGACCGACGGCAGCGACTGTGCGGGCGTCGCGGTCGAGTACGCCGCCGACCTTGCGGGACGGTACGACGCCGACGTCCACGTGCTGAACGTGGTGGACAACCGGCGCGTCGAACACGGCCCGCACTACGACGAGCGCCGTGAAGCGGCCGCCGAACTGGTCGATTCCACGGCGGATCGGCTCGAAGACGACGGGCTCGGGGCCGAACGGGCCGTGCGGACGGGGGTCCCGTACGAGGAGATCGAAGCGTACGCGTCCGAGGCGGGCGTCGACCTCGTCGCGATGGGGACGCGCGGGCGAACCGGTGTGGACGAGCACCTCCTCGGGAGCGTCACCGAACGAGTGGTTCGATGCTCCGACGCCCCGGTCCTCACGGTCCGGACGATGGACGATTCGGCCGTCACGTTCCCATACGACGACGTTCTCGTGCCGACGGACGGCAGCGACGGCGCCGAAGCCGCAGTCGGTCCCGCCGCGAGCGTCGCCGGCACGTACGGCGCGACCCTGCACTCGCTCTCGGTCGTCGACACGCGGTCGCTCGGGATCGACGTCCGCTCCAGCGCGCTCGTGGACGCTCTCGAAGACCAAGCCCGGGACGCCGTCGAAGCGGTCGCGGAACGGGCGTCGGCGGCGTCGGTGGCGAACACCGAGACGGCGGTCGACCACGGCCTGCCGTCGGAGTGCGTCCGAGCGTACGTCGAGGAGAACGACGTCGACCTCGTCGTGATGGGCACGCACGGCCGGAGCGGGGTCTCCAGGTACCTCCTCGGGAGCGTCGCCGAGAAACTCGTCCGCACCTCGCCGGTACCCGTGATGACCGTCCGGGAACCGACCGGGGACGAGGCGTAG